One Myripristis murdjan chromosome 18, fMyrMur1.1, whole genome shotgun sequence DNA window includes the following coding sequences:
- the sst5 gene encoding somatostatin-1 isoform X2: MNSILLAWRQINNYKAPCGSIFKADGDTSYGGRIPLKLVPDADGYIGQISQVQVLLVALFSSVLLVRVSGAPRRDMLTEMLRADLAKDKDLTQLLFLKFVSDLVAARENEMLPELEEDELGAREEVMRRHLPLSQRERKAGCRNFFWKTFTSC, from the exons ATGAACAGCATATTATTAGCCTGGAGGcaaattaataattataaagcACCGTGTGGATCTATTTTCAAGGCGGACGGAGACACAAGCTA CGGCGGAAGGATCCCACTGAAATTAGTCCCAGATGCGGATGGTTACATTGGTCAGATCAGTCAG GTGCAGGTGCTGCTGGTGGCTCTGTTTTCCTCGGTGCTGCTGGTCCGGGTCAGCGGCGCTCCACGCAGAGACATGCTGACGGAAATGCTGAGAGCAGACCTCGCCAAGGACAAG GATCTCACCCAGTTGCTCTTCCTCAAGTTTGTGTCTGATCTGGTTGCGGCGAGAGAAAACGAGATGCTCCCAGAGTTGGAGGAGGATGAGCTGGGAGCCAGGGAGGAGGTGATGCGCCGACACCTTCCCCTCTCCCAGAGAGAGCGCAAGGCAGGCTGCCGCAACTTCTTTTGGAAGACGTTCACCTCATGTTAG
- the sst5 gene encoding somatostatin-1 isoform X1 yields MNSILLAWRQINNYKAPCGSIFKADGDTSYSGGRIPLKLVPDADGYIGQISQVQVLLVALFSSVLLVRVSGAPRRDMLTEMLRADLAKDKDLTQLLFLKFVSDLVAARENEMLPELEEDELGAREEVMRRHLPLSQRERKAGCRNFFWKTFTSC; encoded by the exons ATGAACAGCATATTATTAGCCTGGAGGcaaattaataattataaagcACCGTGTGGATCTATTTTCAAGGCGGACGGAGACACAAGCTA TAGCGGCGGAAGGATCCCACTGAAATTAGTCCCAGATGCGGATGGTTACATTGGTCAGATCAGTCAG GTGCAGGTGCTGCTGGTGGCTCTGTTTTCCTCGGTGCTGCTGGTCCGGGTCAGCGGCGCTCCACGCAGAGACATGCTGACGGAAATGCTGAGAGCAGACCTCGCCAAGGACAAG GATCTCACCCAGTTGCTCTTCCTCAAGTTTGTGTCTGATCTGGTTGCGGCGAGAGAAAACGAGATGCTCCCAGAGTTGGAGGAGGATGAGCTGGGAGCCAGGGAGGAGGTGATGCGCCGACACCTTCCCCTCTCCCAGAGAGAGCGCAAGGCAGGCTGCCGCAACTTCTTTTGGAAGACGTTCACCTCATGTTAG
- the sst5 gene encoding somatostatin-1 isoform X3, whose translation MLRSQVQVLLVALFSSVLLVRVSGAPRRDMLTEMLRADLAKDKDLTQLLFLKFVSDLVAARENEMLPELEEDELGAREEVMRRHLPLSQRERKAGCRNFFWKTFTSC comes from the exons ATGCTTCGCTCCCAGGTGCAGGTGCTGCTGGTGGCTCTGTTTTCCTCGGTGCTGCTGGTCCGGGTCAGCGGCGCTCCACGCAGAGACATGCTGACGGAAATGCTGAGAGCAGACCTCGCCAAGGACAAG GATCTCACCCAGTTGCTCTTCCTCAAGTTTGTGTCTGATCTGGTTGCGGCGAGAGAAAACGAGATGCTCCCAGAGTTGGAGGAGGATGAGCTGGGAGCCAGGGAGGAGGTGATGCGCCGACACCTTCCCCTCTCCCAGAGAGAGCGCAAGGCAGGCTGCCGCAACTTCTTTTGGAAGACGTTCACCTCATGTTAG